One segment of Candidatus Paceibacterota bacterium DNA contains the following:
- a CDS encoding ribonuclease H-like domain-containing protein — MSKIVFDIETKNIFSDVGERNPAALDISVVGIYDYRSGEYKTFLEEEFNKLWPILSRANLLIGFNSDHFDIPLLNKYYPGDLTKIKSLDILKEIKESFGRRMKLDQIAEGTLGIRKSGFGLQATEWWKKGEVEKVKKYCLDDVKITKEIYEYALKNSELKFAEGGKIMEIKLDVKSWQESEQNGTTGALPF, encoded by the coding sequence ATGTCCAAGATTGTTTTTGATATTGAAACCAAAAATATATTTTCTGATGTCGGCGAAAGAAACCCGGCGGCGCTGGATATTTCGGTCGTCGGAATATACGATTACCGAAGCGGAGAATATAAAACTTTTTTAGAAGAAGAATTTAACAAACTGTGGCCAATTTTAAGCCGTGCCAATCTGTTAATCGGCTTTAACAGCGACCACTTTGATATCCCGCTCTTAAACAAATATTATCCGGGAGACCTGACTAAAATCAAAAGTTTGGATATTCTGAAAGAGATAAAAGAAAGTTTCGGAAGACGTATGAAGCTTGATCAAATTGCCGAAGGTACGTTGGGAATTAGAAAATCAGGTTTTGGACTGCAAGCTACCGAGTGGTGGAAAAAAGGTGAGGTTGAAAAAGTCAAAAAATATTGCCTTGATGATGTAAAAATTACCAAAGAAATCTACGAATATGCATTAAAAAACAGCGAGCTCAAATTTGCCGAGGGTGGCAAAATTATGGAAATTAAGCTAGATGTTAAAAGCTGGCAAGAATCTGAACAAAACGGAACAACCGGGGCACTGCCATTTTAA
- a CDS encoding thioredoxin domain-containing protein, which produces MQNKIFLPLAIIIAGGLIAGALYFGGNGDRVSNDAEEPSFEKMSPVSEGDHIFGNPSAPIKLVEYSDTQCPYCRAFHQTMKMLMADFAPEGKVAWVYRHFAILGPESVTEAHATECAADQGGNEMFWKFIDAMFTAKNDNARFPVSASIETVAKGVGLDMEKFRTCQESRKFEEKILAERQNAANAGAQGTPYTLIVNAKNEPMAVIPGALPYESAKQVVEEALKNI; this is translated from the coding sequence ATGCAAAATAAAATTTTTCTGCCTTTGGCAATAATCATTGCCGGAGGATTGATAGCCGGAGCTTTATATTTTGGAGGAAATGGTGACAGAGTAAGTAATGACGCTGAAGAGCCCTCTTTCGAAAAGATGAGCCCCGTTAGTGAGGGTGATCACATATTTGGTAACCCGAGTGCTCCAATAAAACTTGTCGAGTATTCTGATACCCAATGCCCTTATTGCCGAGCCTTCCACCAAACAATGAAAATGTTGATGGCTGATTTCGCGCCGGAAGGCAAAGTAGCTTGGGTCTATCGTCACTTTGCAATATTGGGACCCGAATCAGTCACTGAAGCCCATGCTACGGAATGCGCCGCCGACCAAGGAGGAAATGAAATGTTCTGGAAATTTATTGATGCTATGTTTACCGCTAAAAACGACAACGCCAGATTTCCTGTCAGTGCTTCTATAGAAACTGTTGCAAAAGGAGTAGGGCTAGATATGGAAAAATTTAGAACATGCCAAGAAAGCAGAAAATTTGAAGAAAAGATTTTGGCTGAAAGACAAAATGCCGCAAATGCCGGTGCGCAAGGCACACCTTACACTTTGATTGTAAACGCTAAAAATGAACCGATGGCAGTTATTCCGGGTGCCCTACCTTATGAAAGCGCCAAACAAGTCGTGGAGGAAGCGCTAAAAAATATCTAA